One region of Luteolibacter yonseiensis genomic DNA includes:
- a CDS encoding DUF1501 domain-containing protein, which translates to MSFQHLNQFSRRSVLRSAGAGFAHLALTGLLGNQSLLAAQAPVNPLLPRKPHFPAKAKKIIFIFMEGAMSGVDTFDYKPDLQKNDGKTGPGGGTLVASKFAFKQYGETGSWFSELLPNIATHADKFCWLRGLHTDTPAHPQAVVQLHTGSANAALTRPSMGSWLLYGLGTDNQDLPGYITINPSPNFGGAVNYGSAFLPAHFQGTRITDQGFLSNLKASAAADAQRRQLDLIQSMNRDLAAKSGAPDPVDGIIASYELGFRMQDKVPALLDISKEPEHVKTAYGIKDGPGGAFARQCLMARRLSEAGVRFVEICQPGWDHHNNLHKGLIERTGNVDQATAALLTDLDQRGLLEDTLVLFGSEFGRQPTSQGKDGRDHNITGYSMFMAGAGVKKGYTHGGTDEFGIQAVDGRMHTNDLHATLLALMGLDHEDLTYRYAGRDFRLTDVAGKVAKEIFA; encoded by the coding sequence ATGTCATTTCAGCATCTCAATCAATTTTCACGCCGCTCGGTCCTGCGCTCCGCCGGAGCGGGCTTCGCGCACCTCGCGCTCACCGGCTTGCTCGGCAACCAGTCCCTGCTGGCCGCGCAGGCTCCCGTCAATCCGCTGCTCCCCCGGAAGCCGCATTTTCCGGCCAAGGCGAAAAAGATAATCTTCATCTTCATGGAGGGCGCGATGTCCGGCGTGGATACCTTCGACTACAAGCCGGACCTCCAGAAAAACGACGGCAAGACCGGTCCCGGCGGCGGCACGCTGGTTGCCTCCAAATTCGCCTTCAAGCAATACGGCGAAACCGGATCATGGTTCTCGGAGCTGCTGCCAAACATCGCCACGCATGCCGACAAGTTTTGTTGGTTGCGTGGTCTCCACACCGACACTCCGGCCCACCCGCAGGCGGTCGTCCAGCTCCACACCGGCAGCGCGAACGCCGCGCTGACCCGCCCCAGCATGGGATCGTGGCTGCTCTACGGACTGGGCACGGACAACCAGGACCTGCCCGGCTACATCACGATCAACCCCTCGCCGAATTTCGGCGGCGCGGTGAACTACGGCAGCGCGTTTCTTCCCGCGCATTTCCAGGGAACACGCATCACCGACCAGGGTTTCCTCTCGAATCTCAAGGCCTCCGCAGCGGCGGACGCGCAGCGCAGGCAGCTCGATCTCATCCAGTCGATGAACCGCGACCTCGCCGCGAAATCCGGCGCGCCCGATCCGGTGGACGGCATCATCGCCTCCTACGAACTCGGCTTCCGCATGCAGGACAAGGTGCCCGCGCTGCTCGACATTTCCAAGGAGCCCGAGCACGTGAAGACCGCCTACGGCATCAAGGACGGTCCGGGCGGAGCGTTCGCCCGCCAGTGCCTCATGGCCCGCCGCCTCAGCGAGGCCGGCGTGAGGTTTGTGGAAATCTGCCAACCCGGCTGGGACCACCACAACAACCTCCACAAGGGGCTCATCGAGCGTACCGGAAACGTGGACCAGGCCACCGCCGCGCTGCTCACGGATCTAGACCAGCGCGGATTGCTTGAGGACACGCTCGTGCTCTTCGGCTCCGAGTTCGGCCGCCAGCCCACCTCGCAGGGCAAGGACGGCCGCGACCACAACATCACCGGTTATTCCATGTTCATGGCCGGAGCAGGCGTGAAAAAAGGCTACACCCACGGCGGCACCGACGAGTTCGGCATCCAGGCCGTCGATGGCCGCATGCACACGAACGACCTGCACGCCACACTCCTCGCCCTGATGGGCCTCGACCACGAGGACCTCACCTACCGCTACGCCGGTCGGGATTTTCGGCTGACGGATGTGGCAGGCAAGGTGGCGAAGGAGATATTCGCGTAA